In Dictyoglomus sp., one DNA window encodes the following:
- the rpsD gene encoding 30S ribosomal protein S4 — MARYTGPDCRLCRREGIKLFLKGTKCFSNKCPFERRKSAPGQHGRAQRKLTEYGLRLREKQKLKRIYGVLERQFRRYFEEASKGKGVTGERLLQILETRLDNVVYRLGWALSRAQARQLVLHRKILVNGRKVNIPSYNVKVGDIIEVAEKDLIPVQEALETFSNKHVPSWLEVDNENLKGRILRLPTREEIDVPVQEQLVVEFYSR; from the coding sequence ATGGCAAGATATACCGGTCCTGATTGTCGTTTATGCAGAAGAGAAGGAATTAAATTATTTCTTAAGGGGACAAAATGCTTTAGTAATAAGTGTCCCTTTGAGAGGAGAAAATCTGCTCCTGGTCAACATGGTAGAGCCCAAAGAAAACTTACAGAATATGGATTGAGATTGCGAGAAAAACAAAAACTAAAGAGAATCTATGGAGTATTGGAGAGACAATTTAGAAGATACTTTGAAGAAGCATCTAAAGGAAAAGGAGTTACAGGTGAGAGACTTCTCCAAATTTTAGAAACTCGTTTAGACAATGTAGTTTATCGTCTTGGATGGGCTTTGAGTAGAGCTCAAGCAAGACAATTAGTTTTACACAGAAAAATTCTTGTAAATGGAAGAAAAGTGAATATACCATCATATAATGTTAAAGTGGGAGATATAATTGAAGTTGCAGAAAAAGATCTTATTCCTGTCCAAGAAGCTCTTGAGACTTTTTCTAATAAACATGTTCCTTCCTGGTTAGAAGTAGATAATGAGAATCTAAAAGGTAGAATTCTGAGATTGCCTACAAGAGAAGAAATAGATGTTCCTGTACAAGAGCAATTAGTTGTTGAGTTCTACTCTCGTTAA
- the map gene encoding type I methionyl aminopeptidase, producing MGLKIREEIDNMRKGGKILARIFKELEKYIHEGVSTYELSRKVENLIYKYGAKPAFKGYRGYPEVICVSINEEIVHGIPRKNKILKNGDIVSIDIGLEYNGFYVDSARTYPIGEVSPLVLRLIEVTESALWKGIEKARVGNHLSDISWAIQQHVEKSGFSIIRDFTGHGIGKNLHEPPSIPNFGPPGQGPILEEGLALAIEPMVSMGDYRVKILDDGWTAITLDGSLSAHFEHTVIITKNGPEVLTQEE from the coding sequence ATGGGGCTTAAAATTAGAGAGGAAATTGATAATATGAGAAAAGGAGGAAAAATTTTAGCTAGGATCTTTAAAGAATTAGAAAAATACATCCATGAAGGGGTATCAACTTACGAATTATCTCGTAAAGTGGAAAACTTAATTTATAAATATGGAGCAAAACCTGCATTTAAAGGATATAGAGGATACCCAGAAGTAATCTGTGTTTCTATTAATGAGGAGATAGTCCATGGGATACCAAGAAAAAATAAAATATTGAAAAATGGTGATATTGTAAGTATAGATATTGGATTAGAATATAATGGTTTTTACGTTGATTCAGCAAGAACCTATCCCATAGGAGAGGTTTCTCCTTTGGTTTTAAGACTTATAGAAGTTACGGAGTCTGCTTTATGGAAGGGTATAGAAAAGGCAAGAGTAGGTAACCATTTATCGGATATATCTTGGGCTATACAACAACATGTAGAAAAAAGTGGTTTTAGTATCATAAGGGATTTTACAGGACATGGTATAGGAAAGAATCTTCATGAACCGCCAAGTATACCTAATTTTGGGCCACCAGGACAAGGTCCAATTTTAGAGGAAGGATTAGCATTAGCAATAGAACCTATGGTATCTATGGGAGATTACAGAGTAAAGATATTAGATGATGGATGGACTGCTATTACTCTTGATGGAAGTCTCTCTGCTCATTTTGAACATACTGTGATAATAACTAAAAACGGTCCTGAAGTTTTAACTCAAGAGGAATAA
- a CDS encoding adenylate kinase translates to MRVLIFFGPPGAGKGTHAKEISGILNVPHISTGDIFREAVKNETFLGKKVKEYLDAGKLVPDDLVWEVVKERISKKDCSSGFILDGYPRTIVQAEYLKKFLVNADIKVIYLKVSDEIVIKRLTSRRVCRNCGAIYNLISMPPKENNKCDLCGGELYQRSDDTEEVIRKRLDTYYKESQALLEYYKNEGILYEVNGEENKEIVTREILKVAGNGA, encoded by the coding sequence AGAGTATTAATATTTTTTGGACCTCCAGGTGCGGGTAAGGGAACTCATGCGAAGGAAATAAGTGGGATTTTAAATGTTCCTCATATTTCTACAGGAGATATTTTTAGAGAAGCAGTAAAAAACGAAACATTTTTAGGAAAAAAGGTAAAGGAATATTTAGATGCAGGTAAATTAGTGCCTGACGATTTAGTTTGGGAAGTAGTTAAAGAAAGAATATCAAAGAAAGATTGTTCCTCTGGATTTATCTTGGATGGATATCCCCGGACAATTGTACAGGCAGAATACTTAAAGAAGTTTTTAGTTAATGCGGATATAAAGGTTATATATCTTAAAGTATCTGACGAGATTGTAATAAAGAGGTTAACATCTCGTAGAGTATGTAGGAATTGTGGTGCTATTTATAACTTAATATCTATGCCTCCTAAAGAAAATAATAAATGTGATTTATGTGGCGGAGAACTCTATCAAAGAAGCGATGATACAGAAGAGGTTATTAGAAAAAGGCTTGATACCTACTATAAAGAGAGTCAAGCATTATTGGAATATTATAAAAATGAAGGTATATTATATGAGGTAAATGGAGAAGAAAATAAAGAGATAGTAACTAGAGAAATATTAAAGGTGGCTGGTAATGGGGCTTAA
- the rpsM gene encoding 30S ribosomal protein S13, with protein MARIAGVDLPKDKKIDVALTYIYGIGRTTSKKILEVTKVDPNKRVKDLTEEEISRLREEIENKYKVEGDLRQEVASNIRRLIEIGCYRGIRHKLGLPVRGQRTRCNARTRKGPRKTVGAKRKEK; from the coding sequence ATGGCTCGTATTGCAGGAGTAGATTTACCAAAAGATAAAAAAATTGATGTTGCCTTGACATATATTTATGGGATTGGGCGTACAACAAGTAAAAAAATTTTGGAGGTTACAAAAGTTGATCCAAATAAAAGGGTAAAAGATTTAACTGAGGAAGAAATAAGTAGATTACGTGAAGAAATTGAAAATAAATATAAAGTTGAAGGAGATTTAAGGCAAGAAGTAGCTTCTAATATTAGAAGGTTAATAGAAATTGGATGTTATAGAGGAATTAGACATAAACTTGGCTTACCAGTAAGAGGTCAGAGGACTCGTTGTAATGCCAGAACTAGAAAGGGTCCTCGTAAAACTGTAGGTGCAAAACGTAAGGAGAAATAA
- the infA gene encoding translation initiation factor IF-1, with translation MTKKEVIEITGTVKEALPNATFKVELDNGFEILAYVSGKMRMNFIRVMPGDRVKVELSPYDLTKGRIIYRFSSSNKEVKDES, from the coding sequence ATGACTAAGAAAGAAGTAATTGAGATTACAGGAACCGTTAAAGAAGCTTTACCAAATGCAACTTTCAAGGTAGAGCTTGATAATGGATTTGAAATATTAGCTTATGTATCTGGTAAAATGAGAATGAATTTTATAAGAGTTATGCCTGGGGATAGAGTTAAAGTAGAACTATCTCCTTACGATTTAACTAAAGGAAGAATTATATATAGATTTTCATCAAGTAATAAGGAGGTTAAAGATGAAAGTTAG
- the rpmJ gene encoding 50S ribosomal protein L36, with amino-acid sequence MKVRASVKKICEKCKIIRRKGRVMVICENPRHKQKQG; translated from the coding sequence ATGAAAGTTAGAGCTTCTGTTAAGAAAATATGTGAAAAATGCAAAATTATAAGAAGAAAGGGTAGAGTGATGGTAATTTGTGAAAATCCAAGACATAAGCAAAAGCAAGGTTAA
- the rpsK gene encoding 30S ribosomal protein S11, producing the protein MAKKKRVRGPKREKKVIPEGVAHISATFNNTIVTITDPAGNVVAWGSGGTAGFKGTKKGTPFAAQLAAEMAAKKAMEYGMKRVDVLVKGPGPGRETAIRSLQAAGLEINLIKDVTPIPHNGCRPPRRRRV; encoded by the coding sequence ATGGCAAAGAAGAAAAGAGTTAGAGGGCCAAAAAGAGAAAAGAAAGTTATTCCTGAAGGAGTTGCTCATATAAGTGCTACATTTAATAATACAATTGTGACAATAACCGATCCTGCAGGAAATGTTGTTGCATGGGGTAGTGGTGGCACAGCTGGATTTAAAGGAACAAAAAAGGGAACGCCTTTTGCAGCACAACTCGCAGCTGAGATGGCAGCAAAAAAAGCTATGGAATATGGAATGAAAAGAGTAGATGTATTAGTAAAAGGACCTGGTCCAGGAAGAGAAACTGCAATAAGATCTCTACAGGCTGCAGGTTTAGAAATTAATTTAATTAAGGATGTTACTCCTATACCTCACAATGGATGTAGACCACCAAGAAGACGTAGAGTGTAA